ATCTAAAACCAAAAATCTTCAAGCTGTTGAAGAAAAGACTTTGcaaacagtatttttttttactattgtAGTAGAGTAGACATGTCGATATGTTCTTACACCTTCTTTGAATCACCTacctcaaaggcatcactccacgaatctgaggtggtgtggatttcaggtgaagtatttgtatacgtgatagtagattatggagaggggggggggtgattccccccatttcttcctaattgccgtaaaaaacggcccggaagatacggcttcaggtgttttggcgcactattttctacagggagttcgactggagcgtgccagccttgcgcGGTGTCGCATCTTCgggtccgttttttacggcaattaggaagaaatggacggaatcatccacctctccataatctacgatcgcgtatacgaatactccacctgaaatctgcactacctcagattcgtggggtgatgcctttaaggcattCATTCTTGTTTGATCCTACGACCGGAATTGCGTGAAAAGACGTGAAACCATCGGCTATGTACTGCTGCCGAGCACGTCTGTATATGTCCGTACAGGTGCGGACAGTGGTTCAGCGGTAGAATGTTCGCCGGTAGAATGTCCATGAAGAATTTTCCGAGAATATATAAGGGTCTCCAGACCTTGTAGCTCTGAAACTGCTAGGATGAACTCTTCCCAACATATGAACAAAACTACGTGTCATATCACTCCTTCCATACAAGTTGTTGTAGTTGTTGATGgcggttcagtggtagaatgctcgaCCGCCACTGCTGGCCTGAGCTCCGTTCCCGCCaatgcagaaatttttgtggTCTTTTCGTGAAACAAAGACAAATGCATacagaaacaaagaaacacaCGTAGACTAAGCGCGTACATAGTTAATCAGCAtgattctcttttcttgaagTAAGCAAGTCAAATCTTCTTGACTACCCGTGACCGCACCTAGTTGGACGAAAGCCTAAAGTCAGCGTGAGggctaattttcgaaaaaaaaaagtaaaaaaaatcgcaatatGGCAGCATATTTTTTGGCGTGTTGTTTATCTACTTGAAGTTAGTGTTCGCTAGAATTTCCATCATTTGGTGAGCCTCtcagtgtcttttttttttaattaatcgGAATCCTGTATTTGTAGGGGAGGTGCCGGGTTTTTGCTGCGTTAATTGTAAACTACTTGGCCAATCAATATCTACTGGTGGATAGATACTGACCTCAAGCATTTCCCGGAACGCCGCCTTAGGTGCTGCAATTCCTGTTTGgtctttttcaaacttttcctcCTGAACAGTTAATTCTTGGAATTGTTCAGTATGTTTTGGCCTGTCACAGTTCGCCCAGTACAGCACGacattcaaatgaaaaaaaataattagtggGCTTGGAATTTTTAGGGTTTCCCTATGGTCAACGGCTAATGCCATCAAGCATTGCAGTAGTCACTCTATCTGACATGTGACAGTGCATTCCAGCGCCACAACAAATCCGTAAATTTTCCAGATCAATTCGATGATACTGGGCAGCTCACAGTGCACGGTCACGACACTCCCAGTCATCCACTCGTGTGCTTCCCGTGGTCACGATCACGGCGACTGCTGCGCAAGAGCCGGAATTCCTGCGCAGTGCATCAATTATTGTGTTCCAAGAAAACGGACAATTTTGGGAGGACCCTGGTTTTCATGCCTTCGTTATTTTGAGGAGATGAAAGGTAGCACTCATCTGTTTGTCTTCTGTTGTTCTGCAATACATTTTTGTTTAGGTTGCTTTATCAGCGAAGCTTCGAACAAATCAGAGGAAACCAAATCACAACCTACTGAAGACCTCGTGCCTTTCTTAGGCTTCATTTGATAATGTA
This window of the Necator americanus strain Aroian chromosome III, whole genome shotgun sequence genome carries:
- a CDS encoding hypothetical protein (NECATOR_CHRIII.G11296.T1), which gives rise to MARGVSNRERSTPISNLSRHVSSLFEAANTIFTDCCRKNAIPEQCIPACNYDSYNNQLINSMILGSSQCTVTTLPVIHSCASRGHDHGDCCARAGIPAQCINYCVPRKRTILGGPWFSCLRYFEEMKGCFISEASNKSEETKSQPTEDLVPFLGFI